ACGCGTTCGACGCCGTGGAACTGGCCCAGCGCAACGGGCTGGACGCGGTCGTCTCCCACCGCTCGGGCGAGACCGAGGACACGACCATCGCACACCTCGCCGTGGCGACCGACGCCTCGTTCATCAAGACGGGGACGGTCGGCGGCGAGCGCACCGCAAAGCTGAACGAACTCATCCGCATCGCGGAGGAGGCAGTATGAGCGAAAGCGAGAACGACACCGAAGAGGCGGCCGACGCCGAGGAGGAGGTCGAAGAGACCGCCGCGGCCGAGGAGTCGCCCGACGAGACAGAAGAACAGCCGACGGAGACCGAGGAGGTGGCCGACGAGGCCGCCGACGCCGAGGAGGAGGAGGCGGACGCAGGTCCGCGCTTCGACGACGACGTGATGCCGGACGAGGAGGCCGACCTCCTCATCCCCGTCGAAGACTACCTCTCTGCCGGCGTCCACATCGGGACCCAGCAGAAGACGAAGGACATGGAGCGGTTCATCCACCGCGTCCGCGACGACGGTCTGTACGTGCTCGACGTGAGCCAGACGGACGGTCGGATCCGGACGGCGGCGTCGTTCCTGGCGAACTACGACCCCGAGCAGGTGCTCGTCACCTCCTCGCGCCAGTACGGTCGCTTCCCCGCCGAGAAGTTCGCCGACGCCATCGGCGCGCGCGCCCGCACCGGGCGCTTCATCCCGGGGACGCTGACGAACCCCGAGTACGCCGGCTACATCGAGCCGGACGTCGTGGTCGTCACCGACCCCATCGGCGACGCACAGGCGGTGAAGGAGGCCATCACGGTCGGCATCCCCGTCATCGCGATGTGTGACTCGAACAACCAGGTGAGCAACGTCGACCTCGTCATCCCGACGAACAACAAGGGTCGCCGTGCCCTGTCGGTCGTCTACTGGCTGCTCGCCAACGAGACGCTCGACCGCCGCGGCGCCGAACCCGGCTACGCCCTCGAGGACTTCGAGGCCGAGCTGTAAGCCGGCGGCTGACCTTCGATCACTCCTTTGTCTTCACACGCGCCAGCGGCTGCGCCGGGTCTGACCCCACGCCGGCGCTGTGGCTGGTGGCATCACGGCCGGTCGCACCGCTCGCGACGGCGGCGACGACTCCCTCCCCAGGGTTCGTGTCGGTCGGTGACTCGTCAGCGCGAGAGCATGGCCTCGGCCTCGTCGATGGAGGCGGCCCGGCGGTCGGCCCCGCCGACGGCCGATCCCTCGCCGACGCGCACGACGGCGTCGGCGCCGGCCATCCGGAGGAACGTCTCCCACTCGCCGAGCGCCGCGAGGGCGCTCCCGCGAGCGTCGAACTCGCGGACGTCGACGATGACGTCGAAGTGGGAGTCACACTGCTCGGCGACGTGGCGGGCGCGCGCCATACAGCGCACGACGTCCGGCACGCCGAACTCGCCGACGAGTTCGACCCGGAGCAGCGTCCCGTCGGGACTGCGGTCCACGCTCGGCGCTGGATCCGGTGATGTCGTCGAACTCATGCTACACCGTATCACTGCGACCAGTATAATTCCACCCCCCTGGATATCAGATAAGATACTATACTGCGGGGTGAGAGCCGCGAGCCCGGCCGGCTACGACGCGGTCGTCACGACGGTGCGTCCTCTTTCCCCGCCGGCCGGCCTCGCGGTGGACTCGTGATGCGGGCGTCGGCGCGCGAACACGCGCACCGCCCCGGCATCACGTGGATGAACGCGAAATCGACCGGAATAAAACTACCGGTCATCCCGCTCGGCGCGTCCGTCACGAGGAGTCGGAAAGGCTGTTAGGGGCGCGGTGGTCCCATCCGAGTATGACCACCAGTAGCGCGCCGGGGAAGGTGTACCTCTTCGGCGAGCACGCGGTCGTCTACGGCGAACCGGCGGTTCCCTGCGCGGTGGAGCGCCGCGCCCGGGTGACCGTCGAACCGCGCGAGGACGGACGCGTTCGCGTCGACGCGGCGGACCTCTCGCTCGACGGCTTCACCGTGACGTGGGGCGGGAGCATCGACGACAGACCTGACGTGGACGTGCCCGCACCGCTGCTCGAAGCGGCCATGGAGTACATCGAGGCCGCCGTGGACCAGGCACGCGAGGCCGCAGAGGCACCCGACGCCGGCTTCGACATCACCGTCCAGTCCGACATCCCGCTGGGCGCGGGGCTGGGCTCGTCGGCGGCGGTCGTAGTCGCCGGCATCGACGCGGCAACCCGCGCGCTGGGCACCGAACTCGACCCGGAGGAGGTCGCTCGTCGCGCCTACGAGGCGGAGTTCGAGGTCCAAGACGGGCAGGCGTCGCGCGCGGACACGTTCTGCTCGGCGATGGGTGGCGCCGTCAGGGTCGAGGGCGACGACACCCGCACCATCGACGCGCCGCCGCTCCCGTTCGTCGTCGGCTACGACGGCGGCGCCGGCGACACCGGCCAACTCGTCGCGGGCGTGCGCGCCCTCCGCGAGGAACACGAGTTCGCCGCCGACACGGTCGAGACGGTCGGTGACCTGACCCGCGAGGGCGAGCGCCTCCTCGCAGCCGCCGACCCCAACGAGGAGCCGTCCGAGGACCTGTTGGACGACCTCGGCGAGCTGATGAACTTCAACCACGGTCTGCTGGAGGCACTGGGCGTGTCCTCCGGCTCCCTGGACGCGATGGTGTGGGCCGCCCGCGAGGCGGGCGCGCACGGGGCGAAGCTCACCGGCGCCGGCGGCGGCGGCTGTACGGTCGCACTTGACCCGACCGACGAGACGGAGTTCGCACTCGGCTACACCGCCGAGTGCGAGCAGGCGTTCCGCGCGGAGTTGGCGACCGAGGGCG
The DNA window shown above is from Halobaculum marinum and carries:
- the rpsB gene encoding 30S ribosomal protein S2, whose amino-acid sequence is MSESENDTEEAADAEEEVEETAAAEESPDETEEQPTETEEVADEAADAEEEEADAGPRFDDDVMPDEEADLLIPVEDYLSAGVHIGTQQKTKDMERFIHRVRDDGLYVLDVSQTDGRIRTAASFLANYDPEQVLVTSSRQYGRFPAEKFADAIGARARTGRFIPGTLTNPEYAGYIEPDVVVVTDPIGDAQAVKEAITVGIPVIAMCDSNNQVSNVDLVIPTNNKGRRALSVVYWLLANETLDRRGAEPGYALEDFEAEL
- the mvk gene encoding mevalonate kinase, with amino-acid sequence MTTSSAPGKVYLFGEHAVVYGEPAVPCAVERRARVTVEPREDGRVRVDAADLSLDGFTVTWGGSIDDRPDVDVPAPLLEAAMEYIEAAVDQAREAAEAPDAGFDITVQSDIPLGAGLGSSAAVVVAGIDAATRALGTELDPEEVARRAYEAEFEVQDGQASRADTFCSAMGGAVRVEGDDTRTIDAPPLPFVVGYDGGAGDTGQLVAGVRALREEHEFAADTVETVGDLTREGERLLAAADPNEEPSEDLLDDLGELMNFNHGLLEALGVSSGSLDAMVWAAREAGAHGAKLTGAGGGGCTVALDPTDETEFALGYTAECEQAFRAELATEGVRVEEP